In Streptomyces sp. NBC_01717, one DNA window encodes the following:
- a CDS encoding AfsR/SARP family transcriptional regulator, translating to MMRGAERRLRVGAGSCRQLRLAVLGPVRAWRGGAQLPLGPVRRQAVLAALALRPGFLVSHEQLLDGVWGAEPPRTGRKVLPSYIYELRRTLDAEGTGPADSVIRGEGGGYRLVVDDVQLDAADLAEHIEGARRAKASGDPATAVDRLSAALALFDGEPLAGLPGPFADVERQRLLERLLRVRVERLECLVLLGRFADALDDLAALSASSPYDESLVALRMRALYGSERQAEALTVHQDMCERLRNELGVDPGAELRRVHEAVLRRDDELLLGRATARSAAPSTRPRLGRTVNELPGDAGHLIGRETELAQLIAPSAPGSVSIVTVDGTAGVGKTALVVRAARELSAHYPDGCLFADLRAHSTQRRQSPEQALQRLLRSLGAAKGELPSDLEELTAIWRAATSPLRLLLVLDDALDADQIRPLLPAGAGSRVLVAGRRRLAELDADRRITLEPLDSGDAVSLLTHIIGEERAGREPEATHQLVALCDGLPLALRIAGSRLQNRSTWTVGYLAGRMAGDEHRLGELSVGDRSVEAAFTLSYEHLAPEQQRGFRALGLAPTVEFDVLTSATMLHGPPDATEQILESLVDTSLLQQPRPGRYRLHDLVRVHARHLAEAAPAEATAARTAALRLYLDAARIASDWDSGNFPTGPQPDGAPFTTWQEAEAWLDAAGGELADVVGHAAAFGEADYACWIAEAMVDYFVRQGRYHECQTALEIALDHVDEATDERMAVALRNCLGYTAVHQRRYTQARTCFTEALDLIRRRPDPYEEARTLAGLGALDLSVGDGDRAIRHVTAAVDLAERLRNDWVASTALVILGLTHQFGGRNEEALACFAEARTHAETDGRPRMLGRPLSCAADVHLRLGHYGEAKSLYREAIRLVEQVGDIFLCARSLTRLGTAEQGEGNPGAAIALHHQALLQHQLLNPLTDPSCDWLEMDIRSRLGRAYLATGRVREAREQFRTVLDVHGARTHRADRAPAADGLKGREPR from the coding sequence ATGATGCGCGGAGCGGAGCGGAGGCTTCGGGTGGGCGCGGGTTCTTGTCGACAGCTCCGGCTTGCCGTGCTCGGGCCGGTGCGGGCCTGGCGTGGCGGGGCTCAGCTGCCCCTGGGGCCCGTCCGGCGACAGGCCGTGCTGGCCGCGCTGGCGCTGCGTCCTGGCTTCCTGGTGAGCCACGAGCAGTTGCTCGACGGGGTGTGGGGGGCCGAGCCACCGAGAACCGGCCGGAAGGTACTGCCCAGCTACATCTACGAGTTGCGGCGGACCCTCGACGCGGAGGGCACCGGGCCGGCGGATTCGGTGATCCGCGGGGAAGGGGGCGGGTACCGCCTCGTCGTCGACGATGTCCAGCTCGATGCGGCGGACCTGGCCGAGCACATCGAGGGCGCTCGGCGCGCGAAGGCGTCCGGCGATCCGGCCACCGCGGTGGACCGGTTGTCGGCCGCACTCGCCCTGTTCGACGGCGAGCCGCTGGCCGGGCTGCCCGGACCGTTCGCCGACGTCGAACGGCAGCGGCTGCTGGAGCGCCTCCTCAGGGTTCGGGTGGAACGGCTCGAGTGCTTGGTTCTGCTCGGCCGATTCGCCGATGCCCTGGACGATCTCGCCGCCCTGTCGGCATCCAGTCCGTACGACGAGTCGCTGGTGGCGTTGCGCATGCGCGCCCTGTACGGCAGCGAACGTCAGGCGGAGGCCCTGACCGTCCATCAGGACATGTGCGAGCGGCTGCGTAACGAGCTCGGGGTCGATCCTGGTGCTGAGCTCCGTCGGGTACATGAAGCGGTGCTACGTCGGGACGACGAACTGCTCCTCGGTCGCGCCACGGCGCGCTCCGCAGCTCCTTCCACCCGGCCCCGGCTCGGCCGTACAGTCAATGAACTGCCGGGCGACGCCGGCCACCTGATCGGGCGGGAGACCGAGCTGGCGCAGCTGATCGCGCCTTCCGCGCCCGGGTCCGTATCGATCGTGACGGTGGACGGCACGGCCGGGGTCGGCAAGACCGCACTCGTCGTGCGCGCGGCGCGGGAGCTCAGCGCCCATTACCCGGACGGCTGCCTGTTCGCGGACCTGCGCGCGCACAGCACGCAGCGGCGGCAATCGCCGGAGCAGGCGCTGCAGCGGCTGCTGCGATCGCTCGGCGCGGCCAAAGGCGAGTTGCCGAGCGACCTCGAAGAGCTCACCGCGATCTGGCGCGCGGCAACGAGCCCGCTGCGACTGCTTCTCGTACTGGACGACGCCCTGGACGCCGACCAGATACGACCGCTGCTGCCGGCCGGGGCGGGAAGCAGGGTGCTGGTGGCCGGCCGACGCCGGCTGGCCGAACTCGACGCCGACCGACGGATCACTCTGGAGCCCCTGGACAGCGGGGACGCGGTGTCCCTGCTCACGCACATCATCGGAGAGGAGCGCGCGGGCAGGGAGCCGGAAGCGACGCATCAGCTGGTCGCGCTCTGCGACGGGCTGCCGCTGGCACTGCGCATCGCCGGGTCGCGGCTGCAGAACCGCAGCACCTGGACGGTGGGGTACCTGGCGGGCCGCATGGCGGGCGATGAGCACCGGCTCGGCGAGCTGAGCGTCGGGGATCGCAGCGTGGAGGCAGCCTTCACCCTGTCGTACGAACATCTCGCACCCGAGCAGCAGCGCGGATTCCGGGCCCTGGGCCTGGCACCGACGGTCGAGTTCGACGTGCTGACGTCGGCGACCATGCTCCATGGGCCGCCCGACGCCACCGAGCAGATCCTGGAGAGCCTGGTCGACACGAGTCTGCTGCAGCAGCCGCGTCCGGGCCGCTACCGATTGCACGACCTGGTTCGCGTGCACGCACGACACCTCGCGGAAGCCGCGCCCGCCGAAGCCACCGCCGCACGCACAGCCGCACTCCGCCTCTACCTGGACGCGGCCCGGATCGCCAGCGACTGGGACTCCGGCAACTTCCCCACCGGACCTCAGCCCGATGGAGCACCGTTCACGACCTGGCAGGAGGCGGAAGCCTGGCTGGACGCGGCCGGTGGAGAGCTCGCCGACGTCGTCGGACACGCCGCGGCCTTCGGCGAAGCCGACTACGCCTGCTGGATCGCCGAGGCGATGGTCGACTACTTCGTACGGCAGGGCCGCTACCACGAGTGCCAGACAGCTCTCGAGATCGCACTCGACCACGTGGACGAGGCAACCGACGAGCGGATGGCCGTCGCACTGCGGAACTGCTTGGGCTACACCGCCGTACACCAACGCCGGTACACGCAGGCGCGCACCTGCTTCACCGAGGCGCTGGACCTCATCCGACGCCGCCCCGACCCGTACGAAGAGGCCCGGACTCTCGCCGGGCTGGGGGCTCTCGACCTGAGTGTGGGCGACGGTGACCGGGCGATCCGCCATGTCACCGCGGCGGTGGACCTGGCCGAGCGACTGCGCAATGACTGGGTCGCCTCGACGGCACTCGTCATCCTCGGCCTCACCCACCAATTCGGGGGACGGAACGAGGAGGCGCTGGCCTGCTTCGCCGAAGCCCGTACCCACGCCGAGACGGACGGCAGACCGCGCATGCTCGGCAGGCCCCTGAGCTGCGCCGCCGACGTCCACCTCCGCCTCGGCCACTACGGTGAGGCCAAGAGCCTGTACCGCGAGGCGATCCGCCTGGTCGAGCAGGTCGGGGACATCTTCCTCTGCGCGCGCAGCCTGACCCGGCTGGGCACGGCGGAGCAGGGCGAGGGAAACCCGGGCGCGGCCATCGCCCTCCATCACCAGGCCCTCCTTCAGCACCAGTTGCTGAACCCGCTCACCGACCCCAGCTGCGACTGGCTGGAGATGGACATCCGTAGCCGTCTGGGCCGCGCCTACCTGGCGACAGGCCGCGTCCGCGAGGCGCGCGAGCAGTTCCGGACGGTGCTCGACGTGCACGGCGCCCGTACACACCGCGCCGACCGTGCACCGGCGGCTGACGGGCTCAAGGGCCGCGAGCCCCGGTAG
- the yczR gene encoding MocR-like transcription factor YczR, with product MKVTSHVVARMLGTWQEGPGPAHQRLSDRLRLLVLDGRLSLGSAMPSERDLAIALSTSRTTVGTAYRTLVEHGYLATRARARATVRLPDDTPPERQAGTNSATIDLSFAAPPAPVEILHAAFAAALEQLPRHFERHGYDRNGTSELREAVANRYQRRGLPTPPDHILITNGAQHALALLVRTLVSPRDKILIDHPTYPHAISTFTEARARLLPVAVTSSGWDTAQLHAASRIASLAYLIPDFHNPTGLCMPPSVRQSLRLACPTVIDETMTDLALDGASPEPFAIHMPTAISIGSVSKSIWGGLRIGWIRATPSLLERVQQTRYATDLGTPVVEQLATAILLNEDQTQRPGTLQQLRSQRDALREALTEHLPDLHAPQPAGGMTLWATFPQPISSRLAAIAPDYGVSIAAGPRFGVGGAFERNIRLPYTLPPSQLTQAILRLAQAEQALTRGATGAHSPAPVA from the coding sequence GTGAAAGTTACTTCGCACGTGGTAGCACGCATGTTGGGGACCTGGCAGGAAGGGCCCGGGCCGGCGCATCAACGCCTCTCCGACAGGTTGCGGCTGCTGGTCCTGGATGGACGTCTCTCGCTCGGCTCGGCCATGCCGAGCGAGCGTGACCTGGCCATCGCACTCTCCACCAGCAGAACCACCGTCGGCACCGCATACCGCACTCTGGTCGAGCACGGATACCTCGCCACACGGGCGCGCGCCAGGGCGACCGTGCGGCTCCCCGATGACACGCCACCCGAGCGCCAGGCCGGCACGAACTCGGCGACCATCGACCTGTCCTTCGCTGCGCCTCCCGCGCCTGTCGAAATCCTTCACGCTGCGTTCGCAGCCGCTCTCGAACAGCTACCACGACACTTCGAGCGGCACGGCTACGACCGAAACGGCACCTCAGAGCTGCGCGAAGCAGTGGCCAACCGGTATCAACGGCGCGGACTGCCCACCCCGCCCGATCACATCCTGATCACCAACGGCGCGCAGCACGCGCTTGCCCTTCTGGTGCGAACACTCGTGTCGCCACGCGACAAGATCCTGATCGACCATCCGACCTACCCGCACGCGATCAGCACGTTCACTGAGGCGCGGGCTCGTCTTCTACCCGTCGCCGTAACGTCTTCAGGCTGGGACACTGCGCAACTCCACGCAGCAAGCCGAATCGCGAGTCTGGCCTACCTGATACCTGACTTTCACAATCCGACAGGGCTGTGCATGCCTCCGAGCGTCCGCCAGAGCCTCAGACTCGCGTGTCCCACAGTCATCGACGAAACCATGACCGACCTGGCCCTGGACGGAGCAAGCCCGGAGCCCTTCGCGATCCACATGCCGACCGCCATCAGCATCGGCTCGGTCTCCAAAAGCATCTGGGGCGGACTACGCATCGGCTGGATCCGCGCAACGCCCTCTCTCCTGGAACGCGTCCAACAGACCCGTTACGCCACGGATCTCGGCACCCCTGTCGTCGAGCAGCTCGCCACAGCCATCCTCCTGAACGAAGACCAGACCCAGCGGCCCGGCACACTCCAGCAGCTGAGGTCGCAACGCGACGCACTGCGCGAAGCACTCACCGAGCACCTGCCCGACCTCCACGCCCCGCAACCAGCCGGCGGCATGACGCTATGGGCAACCTTCCCCCAGCCCATCAGCTCACGGCTGGCCGCAATCGCGCCCGACTACGGAGTGTCAATCGCAGCCGGACCACGATTCGGGGTCGGAGGCGCGTTCGAACGCAACATCCGACTGCCGTACACGCTCCCTCCGAGTCAGCTGACCCAGGCAATCCTCAGACTCGCACAGGCAGAACAGGCACTCACCCGAGGCGCTACAGGAGCTCACAGCCCCGCGCCCGTTGCATGA
- the yczE gene encoding membrane protein YczE, with protein sequence MTRMNAFAQIRAGRKARRIPQLLVGLVGYGAAVMMLVQTGLGPASWNVLTEGAAKALGFSFGWTTNLISVFVLLAWIPLRELPGLGTLFNVAIVGFAADATATVLPHPQGTLGEIGYLVLGLVALAFFDALYLGAQFGAGPRDGIMTGLVRLTRLPIAAVRTGIEITVAGVGWLLGGTVGVGTVLIALCMGPLVGYFLPRVAVRLPAVAADERHNR encoded by the coding sequence ATGACCCGCATGAACGCCTTCGCCCAAATCCGGGCGGGCCGAAAGGCGCGTCGTATCCCTCAGCTATTGGTCGGCTTGGTGGGGTACGGGGCCGCCGTGATGATGCTCGTCCAGACCGGGCTGGGACCAGCCAGCTGGAACGTGCTCACGGAGGGCGCTGCCAAGGCTCTTGGATTCTCCTTCGGCTGGACGACAAACCTGATCTCCGTATTTGTGCTTCTCGCATGGATTCCCCTGCGAGAGCTGCCTGGCCTGGGCACACTCTTCAACGTCGCCATCGTCGGCTTCGCCGCAGATGCCACCGCCACCGTGCTCCCCCACCCCCAGGGGACACTTGGCGAGATCGGATACCTCGTACTCGGCCTCGTCGCACTGGCCTTCTTTGACGCGCTCTACCTCGGTGCACAGTTCGGAGCGGGCCCCCGCGACGGCATCATGACCGGACTCGTCCGGCTCACCCGCCTGCCCATCGCGGCGGTGCGCACCGGCATCGAAATCACCGTCGCCGGCGTCGGCTGGCTTCTGGGTGGAACTGTCGGGGTCGGAACCGTGCTCATCGCACTGTGCATGGGGCCCCTCGTCGGCTACTTCCTGCCACGCGTAGCGGTTCGCCTCCCCGCCGTCGCCGCAGACGAACGGCACAACCGATGA
- a CDS encoding AAA family ATPase, with product MDTELGSAVVLITGVMAAGKSTVADLLAGQLHRATHVRGDVFRRMMVSGREELLPEETVEARAQLELRYRLSALVADEYARHGWTAVVQDIVLGKDLPQYVARVRTRPLYVIVLAPSAAAVQTREVMRPKTGYGLWTVEALDHALRKETPRIGLWLDTSEQTPDETVSAILDNLSAARV from the coding sequence CGCAGTCGTCCTGATCACCGGTGTGATGGCGGCGGGGAAGTCCACCGTGGCCGACCTTCTGGCCGGGCAGCTGCACCGGGCCACTCACGTGCGAGGCGACGTCTTCCGACGAATGATGGTCTCCGGCCGGGAGGAACTGCTGCCCGAGGAGACCGTCGAGGCCAGGGCCCAACTGGAACTGCGCTACCGGCTGTCCGCGCTCGTGGCCGACGAGTACGCGCGCCACGGATGGACTGCGGTCGTCCAGGACATCGTCCTGGGGAAAGACCTGCCCCAGTATGTTGCCAGGGTGCGTACACGCCCGTTGTACGTCATCGTGCTGGCTCCCTCCGCCGCAGCCGTGCAAACCAGAGAAGTGATGCGCCCGAAGACCGGGTACGGCCTCTGGACGGTCGAGGCTCTCGACCACGCCCTACGCAAGGAGACCCCGCGCATCGGACTCTGGCTGGACACCTCGGAGCAGACACCGGACGAGACGGTCTCGGCGATTCTCGACAACCTCTCTGCCGCCCGCGTGTAG